In Acinonyx jubatus isolate Ajub_Pintada_27869175 unplaced genomic scaffold, VMU_Ajub_asm_v1.0 scaffold_160, whole genome shotgun sequence, the genomic stretch GAGAGCACATCACATCAGTGTGTAAATCTGCAAGTGTGGAGACTTTGGGAGGGGCCGAGCCAGTGGTCTAGAAAACAGGGGTTGTGCTGTCCTGTTCAAGGTCATTAATGGAGCCATGTAACAACATGCCCAGCCTAGGGCTATCAGCACCTAGGAACCAAGACAAGACTGTGGTCTCTTCAAGCCAATTAATTGTCAAGAAGAGCCTGGAGACCAGTAGGACATGGTCAAAAGGGTTAGTTGTAAAGGAAAACTGTGAGTGAGGGTTAAGGTCCTGGACAAGGAAGGGTCAGCTCACCCTACTGTCTACTCTACTATCAAAGGGAACAAAGCTGGATGCTGGGCGGGTGAAACTGAATGGGGCAGTAAGTTTTACAGTTAAGGTGCTCGGGGAGCCAGGGAGTAGGGCAGGCACCACCTCTAACTATGGAAGTGCATCACGGCTGTCAAAGAATATCTCATGTTCCCTAGTTGCCACATGACACTGGCATGGGGAGGGTGAGACAAGGTCCCAAGTGAATCACTGAGCCTTCCCCAATGAGGGTGAGGAAGATCCTGGACAAGGAAGTTTGGTGATATCCACATTAGTGTGGCAAGTCATTTCTGAGGTTGCATGCAGATGGTAATTTGGTTGGGAAATAAGTGCGTCATCCCAGTCCTGGACTGTCACCTGCCTGGGCCCGCCTGGCCCTTATAAAAGGACTCTCCACCACACTGGTGTTATCTTCTGGAGACACTGAGGCATACATCTCCTTTGAAGCCTCTGGTGAGTACAAGCCTTAGAGATCTTTTTTGGCATTTGAATAGTGTGAGGATTTAATCTGGGAGAACAAGTGACTGTTTATTTTAGCCAATTAAAGTCCGTGCATGGGGAAGAGACAATAAGGAGGTCTGGGGGGTATTTGGAAGGTGACCGTGAAGGTCATGACAGAAATGGAGTCAGAGGTACAATCCTAAACTGACTGACAACAAGAGAGACGAGGTGTTGTCCTGTGGCCTATACCGTGCACGTTCCAAGTGCATCCCTCTCAGGGCTCTCGGTCCCTTTGAGTGCTGGGTGGGAGTCTGGGCAGTCCTCCTCAAAGCCCAGGGCTCAGAACCCCAGTCACGTCAGTGAGACCAGCAACCAGGGCTCAGAAAGCTATCGGTAGAGGTCTGTTTGGGGATTGGCTAGAAGTTTCGTATCTGGGTTCTTTGTCTCCACATGATGTTTGTATTCACACAGCACACAGGCAATCGTGTCTGTACAAAGTGATAGACAGAAACATTAACCAGAAAAGACCGAAGAGCTAGGGTAAGAGGTGCTCAAAGGGAAGGGTGAAGGAGCCACACAGAATCATACAGACAGTGTTAGGGAACAGAGGGTCCTTGCAGGCTGCAGGGTCCGTGGCTCATTGTTCTGCCAACAGGACTGCCTGTGTTAGGAATGCTGTTGTCTGTTTGCAtctcaggctccttgctgtccaGGAACGATGTCCTATCAACAGCAGCAGTGCAAGCAGCCCTGCCAGCCACCTCCTGTGTGCCCTCAGCCTTGCCCACCCCCAAAGTGTCCAGAGCCATGtccccctcctccatgcccacCTGTGAAGtgcccacctccaccctgccAGCAGAAGTGCCCTCCTGTGCAGCCGTGCCCCCCCTGCCAGCAGAAGTGCCCACCCAAGAGCAAGTAACAGCAGCAGGATGCATTATGACCATGAAACAACAGG encodes the following:
- the LOC106989535 gene encoding small proline-rich protein 2G-like, yielding MSYQQQQCKQPCQPPPVCPQPCPPPKCPEPCPPPPCPPVKCPPPPCQQKCPPVQPCPPCQQKCPPKSK